The Paenibacillus sp. 481 DNA window AAAATTATCATCTCATGGAAGATGAGATCGAATTAGAGCGCATGCAAGTGACCATTACATCAGGTGACTATAAATTTATGCTGCTTGTGATGGGCGGACTTCAGCAAATGAAGCATTTTCAGTATAAGCAGTATCGACTTAAGAAGTTAAACATTAAAATGCTCCCGGATATTAAGATTACCTCATCACGTATAATCGTTAGAACTCTATCAGCATTGCATATTGAGAACAAAGAGAAGAAACCACTTGCACCATGGGATGAAGAGTACAATGAACATTTTAACTACGTTACCAACCGCATCTTGAACAGCCTATCGGGTAGAGGATTATATGAGCCTATAAATGTCACACCTATAAAAATGTCAAAGATCATAGTGAAAGAGAGTAACGATGAGTTCTTACAACATGCAGACAGGCAGCGTTCGTATCTTTATTTTACCGCTTATCAGGGAAAAATGCTGTTAGAAGGCCATCCGGCAGATCTACAATGGTTGTTGGATTACTCTGCTGGTCTACGCCGTTCCCAAGGCATGGGCTGCTTGGCCCTAGAGGGTGAGGTGATATAAGTGGATAAGCTTACTCTACCTATGGATGATTATTTATTAGCCATGGGGGGCGTCGGAGTATGGCGCATTTATCAATATGGAAAAAAAGCAGAAATCATAGACGAAAAAGAAAATGTACCTTACGTTATTAAAACGGAAAGCTCCTTGGAAATCGACCCGCAATTTTTACCGTACATTCCTTCATTATTTTTTCATTACATGCTAGATGAGCACTCGATCGCAAAGCGAGAGCAAACACGCCTTAACTATTACTCAACGAGAACGAAAGATTCTGCTATTAAAGATTGGGCACTCGCGGCGAAGCAATCGTTAGACACACAGCTGAAGAAGCTTGAAAAATACTTCCCAAATGACTCCGAAATTACTGAACTTAAATCTCTCTCAACTGAATTAAAATCTCTCTCAACTGAATTAAAATCTTATCAATCCAACGATCAGCGGCAGGAAGCTGAATCGACGATTGAACGCTATTTAAAAATACTAAAAAAAATGGAGTATGATCAGAAGCTTACGCTTAACTATGTTAAAGCTTCTCTAATGGGACCGCTCTATGGCCAAGCTAGCTTCTTGAACGTAGCCAAGAACAGCCTCAACTTAGATGGGCATATCGCTACTTATTTAACAGATTACATTCATCCTGTACAAAGAGATTTGCAAATTCAAGCTGCATTTTGTTCAAATCTTGAAACAAAGGAGCTTCTAGCTATTTTAGATTCAAGTAGTGCATCTGTCCATAAAGGCTGGAAGAAGACGCTGAAAAAATGGGACGGAGATCTTGCTGCTTTTTGGGATGAGCAATTGCGCTGCACATTTGTAGATGAATGGTTTGCAACTGGGAATTTTGAAGAGATGATATTTTCGCCCCTTGGGGTCAGTAAGGCATATAATTTTGCTTGGAATTTGCAAGACAAGCAGCCAGTTCCTATTTCGTCGTGGGTTAAGTTAATTTTATTCCTTGCTCCAGCAGGATTAACTACTTACCGACGTCGGGATCAGAGTGCTACGCCATTGTATCACTCTTTTATGTATTCGGATGGTGACGTTGACGAGATTATTCGCATGAACGACCACCTACGTGAACTAGAGAAGGGAGAAACACTGCCAAGTATACTTTCTAAAGTGTTAAGGCGTGAAGAGAAGAAAGCTAACGTATTCTTACCTGTGCAGTTTATCGAGTTTTCAGCAGATTACCGTAGCAAGAAAACGATTTTGAATTATTTCGACGTTCCTGAGCATATCACACAGTATTTTTATCATGAGCAGTTTGGTGCAAATAAAAAAGGCATAGACGGCATACGCGATATGGCGTTGCGTGAATCATTTTTACGCCTAGTCATGCAATCCATTGATCCTATTCGTATCGTCATGAATCATTTGCGGCTCGCCGTTCGTGAATTTATGAACAATGGCCCTCAAGGACGGACTGGTATATATAGTGCTTGGGTTGCATTTTTGGAAAGGCATCGGATTGAACAGTATAAAAAGAAAGGGGAGAACGAGATGAACTCCGTAAAATCAAAGCAAGTTTGGCTAGTATATAAGCAAGGCCTAGAACTACAAAAGCGGCTAACGAATAAAACGAACACTCGTAAAGAGCAAACCACGGAGCATGTGTCGGGGCCGGAAAAACGACTCGCAGCTATAGCTTATCGTTTGCTCAATGCAGTGAATGCTGGTGATCGTCAACAGTTTTTTAATACGGTAATGCGTTTATATCTACAGGCAGGGATGACAGTTAATTCAATTTTACTCAATGTACATAATGATGAGCAGATGGATTTCCCTACCTTTGGAGGGGCATTTATTACGGGATTGCTCGGTGAAGATTACAATGACAAAGATAAGCAAGTGAATTCCAGCAATGATGACCCTGATAAGGATAATGATGAGGATGAATCTGAAGACGATTAATAAATACGATTAACGAAGGAGTGTATTTAAAATGCCAAGAGCATTAACATTTACAGCAATTTTTCAAGCTCAATCTTTAAACTACGGAGAAGGCATTGGCAACATTTCAGAGTTGAAAAAGTTTCATCGCGGCAATGGTGATATTCATACATTCGCTTCACGGCAAAGTGTACGCTATGACATCGTGCGCATGGGAAATGAACTGTTTGGTTGGAATCTAGACACGGTTGATAACTCAAAGGGTGTTGTTCAATTCCGTAAAGACGTAACGATCGCGGATTCGGTAGAGATGGATTTGTTTGGATATTTGAAGACAGACAAAGAATCACAGAAGCGCCCAGCTGTAGCAAGGTTAAGTCATGCGATAGCTTTGGAACCATATAAGGGCGATATGGAATTTTTAAATAATATGGGGCTTGCGCAGCGTGGAAATGGCAACGAGTCTAAAATGAGTACAAGCTTAGCTAACATTGAACAGCATCATAGCTATTATTCGTATACGATGACAATAGATTTGCAAAGAGTCGGAATTGATGGAAATGTTGAGCTGTCTGCACAGGATCGCTTCGAGCGCGTAGCGCAGTTGCTTGAAATTTTAAAGGTGCTATATCGGGATATTCGTGGTCGTCGTGAAAACTTGAGCCCGCTATTTATTGTTGGGGGAACCTACGAGGTATCGAACCCATTTTTCCTTGGGAGAGTAGGACTTATTAAATCAGGTAAAGAGTTTGGTATTGACTCTCGACAAATTAAATCGGTCATGGATACAACATTTATGGGCGAATCAATTGGTGCTCAAACTAGTGTGGGTCTTGTAGATGGTATCTGGGCAAATGAACCTGAGCTTAGAGATACATTTGGAGAGCAGATATGTTCTGTTGATCAATTTTTTGAAAAAGTAAAACAATCGGTTCAAGCAGTGTATGGGGCGTGATGCAATGAAGGCCCTTCGACTGCAATTGTTTCAAGAGACTGCGTGTTATAAGAAGCCAGCGGCGTTTAAGGTGGGAGAAACATATCCGCTTCCTCCTTATTCAACTGTTAAAGGAATGCTACATGCCTTGCTGGAAGCGACTTCATTAATTCCTATGAAAATAAGTATTCAAGGTAGCTATGAAACGAGAATTACTGATTATCAGACCCACTATTTCGTGAAGAAGTTGGAAACTGGCGAGATACCTTTAGTGCTAGATGGATTGGCGCAACAAATCAAATATGAACATACAACGACAATGCCAATTTACATGCATATGCTGCTTAATGTAGGGTTGATTATCCATGTGCAAGCAGAAGATTCTGTATTGGAATCGATACAGGAAAGCATAAAGCGGGGCGTACCTATCTCTTTAGGACGATGGGAGGACCTCGTTCGCATTGATGAATGCCGTGTTGTAGAGCTGTCTTCTATTCAGAAAAAGAGAATGAGGCTCAACCACAGTATATATGTGCCAGATTCTATTAACCAGGATTACAACTTAACGGGTGTTCCTTACCGATTAAATTGGATATATACCGTTCGACAAGGGATTCGTCAGTGGGAACGAATACAAGCGAAATATGTAGCAGCTGGGCCATATGTTCAAGGGGAGTATTGGTGGACAGACGGAGAAGATTGTGTAGCTTTTCCGCTGGAGATGGGGGATTAGTCTATATGTTTGTTGCAAAAACAAAACCTGTGGAGCAGAGTATTGCGGAGCATACGTCCATGCTTTTGCGTGAGCTAGAGATTTTACGAAGTGCATATGGTAAACGTCTAAAGGAGGCAGATGCCTCCTTCTGGCGTCTATTGGTGATTGCTATCCTTTTTCACGATACCGGCAAAGCGTATACTCCTTTTCAGAATAAAGTAAATAGAGCTTTAGGGAAGTTATTAATTAAAACCTTCCTTGCTGATTATCCGCACAATTATTTATCTGTGGCACTGGTTCCCTTTGACTACTTGAATTTAGACATGGAGGAGCAATTTCTGCTTATAGATGCCATCGGTTTTCACCATGAAGGCCGTTCCCAGATGCCGGAAGAGAATGTGATTTTGCATGCTTATAAGCAAGATATGTACAAAAAGATTCCACAAATTTTTAATCATTTATCGCAAATTCCTGTAGACTTACTCAATGAATTAGACATAAACATCTTTATGAAGGAGCATGATCCCTCACCGTATATTAGTGATCTACAACGAAATCGTTGCTCCAAAAAAAGTGAGCGAAAGTTACGTCAAGATGAGCGTTTATGGCGGCGTCATGTCTTACTGAAGGGACTTCTTCATCGTATCGACCATGCAGCTTCTGCGGGTGTAAGGGTGGAAGAAGGGGAGGATGAGTCACCAGGAGAGGTAGCTTTAAGCTACTTGAATAACCAGTACAAAGTGCTTCGACCTGTACAGTTATTCGCCTTAGAGAACCGTAATAAAAATATCATCTGCGCAAGTTCAGTTGGGACAGGTAAGACAGAGGCTGCATTGTTGTGGATAGGAACAGATAAATCGTTTTTTACACTCCCGTTAAGAGTCAGTTTGAATGCCATGTTTACACGTTTCCAAAGAGAAGGGGAGATTAACCTTCAAAGTGTTGGCTTATTGCACTCAACCAGCTATGAAAAGATTGAAGAAGCCGAATATACTGATCATGATTTGACGTATGAAAGCTCTCGACAATTCGCTAAGAAATTAACATTGTCCACGATCGATCAAATTTTAAAGTTCCCGTATTACTATTGTGGGTTTGAAAAAGAACTTGCAACAATGGCATATTCCAAAGTCGTGATAGATGAAATTCAGGCTTATGATCCTAAAATAGCAGCCATGCTTATTTTTGCGTTAGATATGATTTATCGTATTGGTGGACAGTTTATGGTAATGACGGCAACTTTGCCTGCGCTGTATGTTGAAGCCATCGAGAAGCACACTTCTATACCTGTAGAAGAGATTGCTTTTGGAACGTTTACACATGATGTAATTAGACATCGCATAGGGATTAGGGGTACAAGTATTTTTAATGATGTGGAAGAAATTTTTGCAGAAGCGGCGAGTAAAAAAGTACTCGTGATCGTAAATACGGTCGATCAGGCTATTAAGTTTTGGGAGTTCCTTGTGGATCGGGCTCATATTAATGGTGAGTCATGCAGTATTCCAAAGTTGCTTCATGCTCGTTTTACCCAAGAAGATCGAAATGAATTAGAGAAGGAAATACTGGGGTTTGCTCAATCAGGTTGGCATTTGAAAGAGGAAGCGCCTGATCATGGTATTTGGATTACGACGCAAATTGTGGAAGCTTCATTGGATATTGACTTTGATTTGTTATATACAGAAATTTGCTCGTTAGATAGCTTATTTCAACGAATGGGCAGATGTTACCGTGTTCGACTGTACGATGAAAATAAGCCAAATGTTATCGTATTTACAGAGGAATGCAGCGGTATTAGTAGAAGTGGAAAAGGTGGCGTCTATGATCGTGATGTCGTTAAGATTGGATTGGAAATGTTGAATGATTTAGATGGTAAGTGCGTGGATGAGCAAGCTAAAATGTGTTTGGTTGAGAAACTTTATAGTCGTACTGTTTTGAAAGGAACAGCCTATTTAACCGAATTTGATAATGCTATAGATGTATTTAAAAATATGGAGTATTTCAAATTTAGTAAAATTGATGCCCAAAAAATGATGCGTGAAATTGAAACGCAAATGGTTATTCCAGCTGAGTTATGGCCAAAAGTAAGTGAGCTAGTTGAGGAATATCAGTTTGCAAAAGATAAAGAAACAAGACGTAGTATTCGTCGGGAAATTGAAAAAAAGACTGTATCTGTAAGAATGTATTGGCTTTCGCGTAACGGTGGGAAAGGGACGAACCTAACAGAAAAGGGGCTGGAACATATTCAAGTATTAAGCATGGGACAAGCTACTTATTCTAAAGATGAAGCTACAGGATATGGTCCAGGACTTAAACCTGGGGGAGAAACTGCGTTTTTCGATTAACAATCTATCTTACTGGGGTGAGATTCGTTGTCTATTAGAGGTATTGAGATGCATTACTTTGCAATGTGTCATCGTAAACTTTGGTTGTTTAATCGAGGGATTGGATTTGAATTAGAGCATGATCGTGTGATCGAAGGATTGGTGTTGCATGACCAAGCATATTCTCGCTTGACAAAAGAAGTAAGTCTAGATGAATTTACAACTATTGATACGATAGATGGGGACATTGTACGGGAAGTGAAAATATCGAGTCGTATGGAACATGCTGATCGATTACAAATGCTCTATTATCTTTATTTGCTCCGACAACGTGGTATAGAGAAGAAGGGTTTACTTAGCTACCCAAAAGAAAAGAAAACTGTCGGAATTGAACTTGATGCAGAAGGTGAGCAAGAGATAGAGCAAGCTATTAAATCAATTGATTCTCTTCTTAGCGGTAAAGTCCCGAATCTGCGTAAGAAAACGTATTGTAAAAAATGTGCCTACTTTGATTACTGTTTTGTTGGTGAAGAGGAGGATGCTGTATGAAAAGAGACGTATTCATGATGTCTGGAGGCAGATTGAAACGAAAAGATAATACTCTTTACTTTGTTAATGAAGAGGGATTATCTCGACCACTTCCTATTGAGCAAACAGATAATATACATATCTTTGGTCAAGTGGATATGAATAGTTCTATGCTTCATCTTTTGTCCTCACATGGTGTTCAACTGCATCTATATAATTATTACGGATTCTATGATGGATCTTTTGTCCCTCGGAAAAAACAAGTATCTGGGTTTACTGTGGTTCAACAAAGTTCACATGTATGGGATAATGAAAAAAGGATGTATATAGCACGACAGTTTATACAATCCGCAGTTCATCATATGCAGCGTAATATACGTAAGTATGGTGCTGAAGAAGAAGTATCAAGTTACATCGGAACATTATCTGCACATGCAGCCTTATTGGATGAAGCACGTTCTATCCCGCAGTTAATGGGAATTGAAGGGCAGTGTAGGCAAGTATATTACGGATCATTTAATTGCATGTTAAAAGGGGGATGGAAGTGGGAATATCGTTCTAAGCGCCCACCACATGATCCTATTAACGCAATGATATCATTTGGAAATAGTATTATGTATACTGCTGTCTTATCAGAGATTTATAAGACAGTGCTTGATCCTACGATCAGCTTTTTGCATGAATCATCTAGTAAAAGGTATTCTTTATGTCTTGATATAGCTGAAATATTCAAACCATTAATCACTGATTCTATTATTTTTAACCTTATTAACAACCGCCGAATTCAGGAAAAGCATTTTGATCAAGAAGATGGATTAGTATATTTAAGTGATGAAGGTCGTAAGCGATTTTTAGCTGCATTCGATGAGAAAATGAAAAGTACTTTTAAGCATCGCCAGTTGAAGAGAAACGTATCCTATCGATACCTAATTCGCCTTGAGGCTTATAAACTGATTAAACATATGATAGGGGATACTGTATACAAGCCCTTTAAGGCGTGGTGGTAAAGATGTTTGTTATTATTACGTATGACGTAGGTGAAAAGCGAGTCGGTAAGGTGTGCAAAAAACTAAGAGAGTACTTAGATTGGACGCAAAACTCTGTATTTGAAGGAGAAATCACCAAAGGAAAGTTAACACGCTGTTTGGCTGAACTGAAGAAATTGACTACTGATGATGATTCCATCTATATTTATAAAGTGGAAAATCCTAAAGCTATAGAGAAAATAGTTTACGGCAAAGATCGTTCCTTTGAACAACTATTTTTTTGAAGTTTGCATCAAACGATTTTTTGAGTGTTTGCCATGAAGTCCTTACCAGTACTGGGCTCGGAGTACTTTTTTCTATTTTTCAATTTGCACGATTAGAGGTTCGATGCAAAACGGCTTATTTTTTTGATGTTTAAAGGCTCAAAAACCCTTGATATATCAAGGGTTTTTGGGTTTAAGCTTACGGGGTTTTATATGAACGTAGTGGGTTATAAAGCGATGATATTGGGGCTGAGAAAGTGAAAAAAGAGGAAGGTTTTATATGAACGTAGTGGGTTATAAAGCCAGTCATCTCACCCCATGCCTGCTGCTCAGGCTGGTTTTATATGAACGTAGTGGGTTATAAAGGAAGTAGTTGGACTATATAAAGATGCTGAAATCAAGTTTTATATGAACGTAGTGGGTTATAAAGATAAAATGATGTACTCGTTGGTAATCTTGAAGCTGGTTTTATATGAACGTAGTGGGTTATAAAGCTCGTCCGTCCTACGACAACCCGCTTTGACTTCGAGCGCGTTTTATATGAACGTAGTGGGTTATAAAGATGGATTAACATGGAAGCTATGTAGATACACAATTGTTGTTTTATATGAACGTAGTGGGTTATAAAGTAGAGCTTGAAAGCTTGCATCCATTGCTGCGCATCGGTTTTATATGAACGTAGTGGGTTATAAAGTTTGTGTTATACACCAGGGCGTAGACTTGTGTTGGCCCAGTTTTATATGAACGTAGTGGGTTATAAAGATTTTAGTCGCAGACTCCGTTGTATCTGATATAGCAGTTTTATATGAACGTAGTGGGTTATAAAGAGCAGCTCCGGACCTATCTTGTCAGCATTCTTGCTGTTTTATATGAACGTAGTGGGTTATAAAGTTTGAAATTTTTAGCCATTGCCTCCACTCCACTTTCGGTTTTATATGAACGTAGTGGGTTATAAAGGTCGCTTTAACCCCAGAAGGTTTTGTATCGCTTGTCGGTTTTATATGAACGTAGTGGGTTATAAAGTGTTGAGAATCTCGGCGAATTGATCGAGGGTGGCAAAGGTTTTATATGAACGTAGTGGGTTATAAAGGTATATCCGGCTTGTTGGTGTCCGTGTCTCTTGTTGGTTTTATATGAACGTAGTGGGTTATAAAGCCATGTGACATCCGCGGGCAACGACTGAAGGCACCGAGTTTTATATGAACGTAGTGGGTTATAAAGAAAGGTAATTCAAACGCTGTGACACACGGTTTCTTCGTTTTATATGAACGTAGTGGGTTATAAAGTACACATATGTAAAGAGGCAGAGGCATTGCGCTCTGGTTTTATATGAACGTAGTGGGTTATAAAGGGAGATGGGGAACTAACGGCCACGTCAGCTATAGCAGTTTTATATGAACGTAGTGGGTTATAAAGTCGGACATCGGAGCTGCTACGCCAGCGGAAGCTGCGTGTTTTATATGAACGTAGTGGGTTATAAAGTTTATCTCGTCTAACGCTCGTTGCCCGCTCTTATCGGTTTTATATGAACGTAGTGGGTTATAAAGTTGCCAAACTGTTCGAGCCACGCTTCCCAATGTTCGGGTTTTATATGAACGTAGTGGGTTATAAAGTATTCCCTGATGGATATATCGTATGGTGATAATGGAAGTTTTATATGAACGTAGTGGGTTATAAAGTATTCCCTGATGGATATATCGTATGGTGATAATGGAAGTTTTATATGAACGTAGTGGGTTATAAAGTCTTTTTGCCTAATCTGATAAACGAACGGGATGGAGTTTTATATGAACGTAGTGGGTTATAAAGTTGGCACGTGTTGACGCTGTCACTGCTGGCGATGTGGTTTTATATGAACGTAGTGGGTTATAAAGTGATATTCTATACTTCGGATATGGCGGAACGGTTGAGCGTTTTATATGAACGTAGTGGGTTATAAAGACACTATATAGGTTAGCTAACGGGGTGAAATGTAAGTAGTTTTATATGAACGTAGTGGGTTATAAAGACCATTGTATCTATCGGATCGCTTGCGGATGTCGGTACGTTTTATATGAACGTAGTGGGTTATAAAGTTGATTCTCTCCGTAGAACACGAACTCTCCTGCCCGAAGTTTTATATGAACGTAGTGGGTTATAAAGATCAATAGGTGTTACTGATAGACTATCCCCGTAGTAAGTTTTATATGAACGTAGTGGGTTATAAAGTCCAATCCGGCGCGTAGGTGTAAGAGCCGTCAAGCTGTTTTATATGAACGTAGTGGGTTATAAAGATTACCCAAAAACATTGACCGAAAAATGGCGAGACTTGTTTTATATGAACGTAGTGGGTTATAAAGTTTGTAGTTGTGTATCTGCCTTGATTTGTTCAACTTCGTTTTATATGAACGTAGTGGGTTATAAAGTTCAGGAGGTGTGGGTGCTGCCATACGTTGCCGCGGTTTTATATGAACGTAGTGGGTTATAAAAACTTATTGTGCTTGGTGGTATAAAGCTCAAAAGTTCCCGTTTTATATGAACGTAGTGGGTTATAAGGGTGCCTCGCGTTTGAAAAGTTTTATGAAATTCCTCTATGTTTTATTGAGGGAATTTAAGCTCAATTAGCCGATGAAATGGGTATGCGTAGAGGCCCTTTTTATTTGTACGTAGTGGAATTTAAAGAAACTAATGACTGGAGACGATTTTATGAAGTACTTAGTTTTATCTGAACGTTAAGAGATATAAAAAAGTCTTTGTGATCTGGTTTTGATTGCTACTTCAATTTAACCATAACAGAATCCTAAGTGCAGATAGGGTGAAAACTTTGTTGCCTACTGAAATAGGGGGTACTGAACCATCTTATTATTTTTCTGTTTTGCTCCAAAATAATGACCTACCGCACTAGCACCGCATACGGTTTGTTATTATCTCCCCTCGGCACATCAATTCTCTTCGCAATATAAGGCAGCTTTTCTCTAAACAATAAAAATAAATCAAAATATGGTTTACACATATGGGCGGTGATGGTAGTATGAATTAAATGGTTTAATATGGAACTTATCTGTGGGAAGGTGAGAGCATGGGGCATGTAACTACACCTTTGGGGGAACTTATAAGACGTTATAGGAATCAAGTGAACATGACATTAGCGCAGTTGGAGAGTATAATCAATGTTTCTAAAGGAAGCTTGTCAAAAATCGAAACCGGTGAGACAAAGAAACCCGATTTTAAAATTCTTGAAGCCATTGCATCTGTGCTAAACATCCCCTTTCGTGAATATGTTGAACAATATATCCAAGTAGAGCATCGAGCAGAATCACTTATGGCGATCTTGGAATTGGCGATTACAACATCAGAACACGCTTCAATAGCTCCCCAAATTGCTGCCAAATACCTTGAAACTGAAAAGCGAGATAGCATAGAGTTAGTGGAAAGTCTTTATATTGTTACAGCCTCGATAAAAGAACCGCCAATTAGACTAGACTTGTACAACAGCATCATTGATTATTCGCGCAGTCACGGAATTATGCCTTACATTGCTCAGGGCATGTATCAGAAATATATGATTGAACGAAACGATTTTAGTAAATTAAAGTACACCTATCAACTAGGCAGAAGTATTCTCAGTTACGCAAATTTTTTAAACGAAAAAGAACGATTAATACTGTATTATGCACTAGGAGTACATGCTGTTAGTCTATCAAAATATGATGAAGCAATTGAACTGAGTAAGTATGTTACTCATAATGATGTTACAAAGAGTAAATTAAAAGCAGATGCAACCCTAAATATTTGCAATTCTTATTTCTGTCTTGGGAAGTATGAAGATAGTAAAACCTACCTTGATGAATATGCGAAGTTTCCTTACGATTTCATTGAAGATAATGTTAAGGTTATGCTCAGCGGTATCAATGGAAAGACAGTTAGTCTTGATTTAGGTATTCAACAATTTGAACAATATTTATTGAATCCTTCTGAATACAATTTAACATATGTAGTAGTTCAGCTCATGGATTTCTATTCAATTAAAAAAGACTCTAATGCCGCAAGACAGCTATTTAAGTACGAAGAACAAATGAAAATGTCTCTTCAAGATATATACACCACGCCAGAAAAACGTGCGAAATTAGCTTATTACTATAGGCTTAAAGGTGATTTGTTACTCGCTGATAAGGATTTTAAGCATGCTTTAGATTGTTATAAAATGAGCACCATAGAGTATGCGGGTATCTCGCATTTTGGTAAAGCATTCGATGGCATATCCTTAATTACAAAAGCTATCGTAGATGATAATACTCACTTAGAGATAGAATCAATTATGGAGCTTAACCAAATGGTTATTCAAATTAGAGACGAGATAAACGAGGAAGGTGACGGGCTGATATGAAGAAATTTTTAGCAAAATCACCTATTTTATTCGTTGCAATACTTCTTTCTGCGAGTATTATTGTGGGTGATTCTGTTGTGCTTTTTAGCGGGGGTGCCCCGTGGATTAGTGGACAGTAAATAATCATTAAAAATTAAGATGCCGATGGGCATCTTTTTTTATTTTATATTAATTTCATATAATGCTATTTTACAAAAGTTTCGCTACCAATTTTGAAATAATATGATATGAGAAACTACGCTTATACTAATTTTTGCAAATACAAAATTATCTGGTGGGGGTGAGCATATTCTTCCTGATAACTTTTTCCGAAATGATGGAGACAATCATTTGTTTTTGAACATCAGTCATCTTAGAACGAAACTTATTCGCGCAGTAAACGAACACGAGAGCTTTACTGCACAACCCGTTGTCCAACTTAGTCAAGAGCTTGATATGTACATCTTAGAATTTCAAAAGAACACAATTCGAAAGGAGGTGAGAAAGTCTTGAAGCAACGAAAATGGCTAATACACTTTAGAGGAAGTAAAACCCAAAAGGAAGTGGCGAATTTGTCCAAGATTGAACGCAGTTCTTACTCCAATATCGAGAGGGGGAGACGTGACCCAAGTGTTCAAGTAGCGAAACGCATCGGACAAGTTCTAGGCTGTGATTGGAAGCGATTCTTTGACGATGATGATCCTTGCAATGATGTAATTGAAAAGGCTGTGCTTACTTGCGATAAACACAGCCGATAAACAAACCTTACAAATTGATGATACAACATTCTTCTTAAATAATGACTATTAGTTATTTAGAAGGCTCACCACGATTAACATCCTTTGCAACCCCTTTAACCTACTCATGAAAAACCTACATATAAAATTTTACTTGGTTAGGACGGAGAGAAAACTAAATAGTCCGAATGGGGAATGATTGTGAGTAAGAAATACAACGTTTTCAAAATTATGAACTGCTTGCAACAGCGTGTAGCACAAAGTAAGACGTTGTTAGTCCCTAATGTATATGGTGGGCTGTATGTGGGGCGCTTTACATTTAATCCTCCTGCGACCAAAAGGGAACTGAGAACGTTTACGAATCAATTCAACATTCAACTCCCAGATGAGTACATGGAGTTCCTAAATTGTTGTAATGGCGCAATTCTGTTTGATATTGGGGAAGGAATGCGTACGGAGATTTATGGCTTAGACATGCTCACAA harbors:
- the cas6 gene encoding CRISPR-associated endoribonuclease Cas6, whose translation is MRLNVSFQVERLPISYRMLVVSIIKEAIRKMDEAYYHELYSSQRNQPKPFGFAVYLQNYHLMEDEIELERMQVTITSGDYKFMLLVMGGLQQMKHFQYKQYRLKKLNIKMLPDIKITSSRIIVRTLSALHIENKEKKPLAPWDEEYNEHFNYVTNRILNSLSGRGLYEPINVTPIKMSKIIVKESNDEFLQHADRQRSYLYFTAYQGKMLLEGHPADLQWLLDYSAGLRRSQGMGCLALEGEVI
- the cas8a1 gene encoding type I-B CRISPR-associated protein Cas8b1/Cst1, which encodes MDKLTLPMDDYLLAMGGVGVWRIYQYGKKAEIIDEKENVPYVIKTESSLEIDPQFLPYIPSLFFHYMLDEHSIAKREQTRLNYYSTRTKDSAIKDWALAAKQSLDTQLKKLEKYFPNDSEITELKSLSTELKSLSTELKSYQSNDQRQEAESTIERYLKILKKMEYDQKLTLNYVKASLMGPLYGQASFLNVAKNSLNLDGHIATYLTDYIHPVQRDLQIQAAFCSNLETKELLAILDSSSASVHKGWKKTLKKWDGDLAAFWDEQLRCTFVDEWFATGNFEEMIFSPLGVSKAYNFAWNLQDKQPVPISSWVKLILFLAPAGLTTYRRRDQSATPLYHSFMYSDGDVDEIIRMNDHLRELEKGETLPSILSKVLRREEKKANVFLPVQFIEFSADYRSKKTILNYFDVPEHITQYFYHEQFGANKKGIDGIRDMALRESFLRLVMQSIDPIRIVMNHLRLAVREFMNNGPQGRTGIYSAWVAFLERHRIEQYKKKGENEMNSVKSKQVWLVYKQGLELQKRLTNKTNTRKEQTTEHVSGPEKRLAAIAYRLLNAVNAGDRQQFFNTVMRLYLQAGMTVNSILLNVHNDEQMDFPTFGGAFITGLLGEDYNDKDKQVNSSNDDPDKDNDEDESEDD
- the cas7i gene encoding type I-B CRISPR-associated protein Cas7/Cst2/DevR, translated to MPRALTFTAIFQAQSLNYGEGIGNISELKKFHRGNGDIHTFASRQSVRYDIVRMGNELFGWNLDTVDNSKGVVQFRKDVTIADSVEMDLFGYLKTDKESQKRPAVARLSHAIALEPYKGDMEFLNNMGLAQRGNGNESKMSTSLANIEQHHSYYSYTMTIDLQRVGIDGNVELSAQDRFERVAQLLEILKVLYRDIRGRRENLSPLFIVGGTYEVSNPFFLGRVGLIKSGKEFGIDSRQIKSVMDTTFMGESIGAQTSVGLVDGIWANEPELRDTFGEQICSVDQFFEKVKQSVQAVYGA
- the cas5b gene encoding type I-B CRISPR-associated protein Cas5b, which produces MKALRLQLFQETACYKKPAAFKVGETYPLPPYSTVKGMLHALLEATSLIPMKISIQGSYETRITDYQTHYFVKKLETGEIPLVLDGLAQQIKYEHTTTMPIYMHMLLNVGLIIHVQAEDSVLESIQESIKRGVPISLGRWEDLVRIDECRVVELSSIQKKRMRLNHSIYVPDSINQDYNLTGVPYRLNWIYTVRQGIRQWERIQAKYVAAGPYVQGEYWWTDGEDCVAFPLEMGD